One stretch of Candidatus Bathyarchaeia archaeon DNA includes these proteins:
- a CDS encoding RDD family protein: MTQQEYKGIGVRFGAQVIDGIILAIIYFIIGFAAFGTWSWQATGGAAAPIILVNGVVSLLYFTLLEGAVGATLGKKALKLKVLREDGAPCSLGAAFIRNILRIVDALPFIYILGMILIAKSPKKQRLGDRIARTVVVGATGLSASRAPTPIAAPEAPTEEVGFCINCGARIPKSAIYCPKCGAKQ; this comes from the coding sequence ATGACTCAACAAGAGTATAAAGGGATTGGAGTTAGGTTTGGAGCTCAAGTCATCGACGGGATCATTCTGGCCATCATATATTTTATCATCGGCTTCGCTGCGTTTGGAACATGGAGCTGGCAGGCTACAGGAGGGGCGGCGGCCCCCATCATCTTGGTTAACGGCGTTGTCAGTCTCCTCTATTTTACGTTGTTAGAGGGAGCTGTGGGAGCTACCCTTGGAAAAAAGGCGTTAAAGTTAAAGGTGTTGAGGGAGGATGGAGCTCCTTGCAGCCTAGGCGCTGCCTTCATCCGGAACATCCTCAGAATCGTCGACGCGCTTCCCTTCATCTACATTCTAGGCATGATCCTCATCGCAAAATCGCCTAAAAAACAGAGACTGGGAGATCGAATCGCCCGAACAGTAGTCGTGGGAGCAACTGGGCTCTCGGCTTCCAGGGCTCCAACGCCCATAGCCGCTCCCGAGGCGCCTACCGAGGAAGTGGGCTTCTGCATTAACTGCGGGGCAAGGATCCCTAAGTCAGCCATCTACTGTCCAAAATGTGGGGCGAAACAGTAA